A genomic stretch from Deferribacterota bacterium includes:
- a CDS encoding ACT domain-containing protein, translating into MYKITQISVFLENEIGRLYKIIKILSDENINIRALSIADTSDFGILRLILDDPIKGFRVLKGFELTVGKTDVVAVEVPDRPGGLASVLKILKENELNVEYMYAFVERSKECAIMIFRFDELDESIRALIKNNIILVPAEKLYNL; encoded by the coding sequence ATATACAAAATTACTCAAATATCTGTATTTTTAGAGAATGAGATAGGCAGGCTTTATAAAATAATAAAGATATTAAGCGATGAAAATATAAATATAAGAGCCTTATCAATAGCTGATACCTCAGATTTTGGTATACTTAGATTAATATTAGATGATCCTATAAAGGGATTTAGAGTTCTTAAGGGTTTTGAATTAACAGTTGGTAAGACCGATGTTGTTGCAGTTGAGGTTCCTGATAGACCAGGTGGCTTGGCTAGTGTTTTGAAGATTTTAAAGGAAAATGAGCTGAATGTTGAATATATGTATGCTTTTGTAGAAAGAAGTAAAGAGTGTGCAATAATGATATTTAGATTTGATGAGCTTGATGAATCTATTAGGGCCTTGATAAAGAATAATATTATTTTAGTACCAGCAGAGAAATTGTATAACCTATGA
- a CDS encoding phenylacetate--CoA ligase — MINNFLSLDNIKYWDEKKEKVSHDELKGLQLERIRYNLAYVYNRVPFYKKLFDENSIDITAVNNFEQFRNIPFTTKKDIEEYYPYGFFAVPLKSIVRIHSTSGTTGKPTVVGYTRSDIELWKDLIARIITFGGVTSDDIVQIAFNYGLFTGGFGLHYGAEHIGATVIPTSSGNSKRQVMIMKDYRTTALVCTPSYALHLTEVIDEMGIKKGELALKYALLGGESFTENSRNRLEERLNIIATDNYGLSEVMGPGVAGECIFRQGLHINEDHFYAEIIDPDTGEVLPEGATGELVITTLTKEGMPLIRYRTRDITKLYYDHCPCGRTFIKMDKPVGRTDDMFIVNGVNVYPSQIEEVIYDLRLINDNYMIYLKKKGYLDVFELHIEVNENIFYDEMKKQKELIDNLTDAIIKVIGVKPVIKLVSPKSIKRFEGKAKRVVDLRNP; from the coding sequence ATGATTAATAACTTCCTTTCTTTAGATAATATTAAATACTGGGATGAAAAAAAAGAAAAAGTGTCTCATGATGAACTTAAGGGTTTGCAGCTTGAAAGAATCAGATATAACCTAGCTTATGTTTACAATAGGGTTCCTTTTTATAAAAAGCTTTTTGATGAAAATTCTATTGATATTACTGCTGTAAATAACTTTGAACAATTTAGGAATATTCCATTTACAACAAAGAAGGATATTGAGGAATACTACCCTTATGGTTTTTTTGCGGTCCCATTAAAGTCAATTGTTAGGATTCACTCTACAAGCGGTACAACTGGTAAACCAACTGTTGTTGGTTATACGAGATCTGATATTGAGCTGTGGAAAGATTTAATCGCAAGGATTATAACATTTGGTGGTGTTACAAGCGATGATATAGTGCAAATTGCCTTTAACTACGGCTTATTTACTGGGGGCTTTGGTTTGCACTACGGAGCTGAACATATTGGAGCTACTGTGATACCAACATCTAGTGGTAATTCTAAAAGACAAGTAATGATAATGAAAGATTATAGAACCACCGCTTTGGTTTGTACTCCAAGTTATGCTTTGCATTTAACTGAGGTTATTGATGAAATGGGAATAAAAAAAGGTGAATTAGCTCTTAAATATGCTCTATTGGGAGGCGAATCATTTACTGAAAATTCAAGGAATAGGCTTGAGGAACGACTAAACATTATAGCAACTGATAATTATGGTCTATCTGAGGTTATGGGGCCAGGTGTGGCTGGTGAATGTATATTTAGGCAAGGTTTACATATTAATGAGGATCACTTTTATGCAGAAATTATTGATCCAGATACAGGAGAGGTATTACCAGAAGGGGCGACAGGCGAGCTTGTAATAACTACTCTAACGAAGGAAGGGATGCCACTTATAAGATATAGAACGAGGGATATAACTAAACTATATTATGATCATTGTCCTTGTGGCAGAACATTTATTAAAATGGATAAGCCGGTGGGGCGAACGGATGATATGTTTATTGTAAATGGTGTTAATGTATATCCTAGTCAAATTGAGGAAGTTATATATGATTTAAGGCTCATAAATGATAACTATATGATATATTTAAAAAAGAAGGGTTATCTAGATGTTTTTGAATTGCATATTGAAGTAAATGAGAACATATTTTATGATGAAATGAAAAAGCAGAAAGAACTAATAGATAATCTAACAGATGCTATTATAAAAGTAATAGGGGTTAAACCAGTAATTAAGTTGGTATCGCCTAAAAGTATAAAAAGATTTGAGGGGAAGGCTAAGAGGGTTGTTGATCTGAGAAACCCTTGA